In the Telopea speciosissima isolate NSW1024214 ecotype Mountain lineage chromosome 2, Tspe_v1, whole genome shotgun sequence genome, one interval contains:
- the LOC122653187 gene encoding low-temperature-induced 65 kDa protein-like encodes MAQMERMQRQMESRTTPNTPTVEHLLNEDNGWSAPTTPSLGMYEEDHGGQHSRKSVLAKVKEKAKRLKHTLSKKKHNHDDNATPSWGVKLEDEDQADVEPEYLGAPMYESEMVSEACKESSGQQPRANSVISDKHVVANNITTHCEEEHDKDKDKNKDKVLDDPAAKNKSFTQTVTDKLAPACATITATLAPAYATVSEATNLIASKIHISTSSNADNTNTNSVGSTSTRAGSNEHLWDKGVSMKEYLMYKLEPGEDEKALSQVIAEAISPRKAQSGGDNREVGVVGKVRGVVSSLLWSNNDSSSSGLTTTTTTANNASTNIPVSTNASTGAIMFS; translated from the exons ATGGCTCAGATGGAACGGATGCAAAGACAAATGGAAAGTCGAACTACACCTAATACACCTACGGTAGAACACCTTCTGAACG AAGACAATGGGTGGTCGGCACCAACGACACCGTCGTTAGGGATGTACGAAGAAGATCACGGGGGGCAACATTCGAGGAAATCGGTTCTAGCAAAAGTGAAAGAAAAGGCTAAAAGATTGAAACATACTCTTTCCAAGAAAAAGCACAATCATGATGATAATGCCACTCCTTCATGGGGTGTTAAGTTGGAAGACGAAGATCAAGCAGACGTTGAACCTGAATATTTGGGAGCTCCCA TGTATGAATCGGAGATGGTATCTGAGGCGTGTAAAGAGTCATCAGGGCAGCAACCAAGAGCGAACTCAGTGATCTCTGATAAGCATGTGGTTGCTAACAATATCACCACTCACTGCGAGGAGGAACAtgacaaagacaaagacaaaaacaaagacaaagtaCTTGACGACCCAGCTGCCAAAAACAAGTCCTTTACCCAAACGGTAACTGATAAGCTTGCGCCGGCCTGTGCAACCATCACTGCAACGCTCGCTCCGGCTTATGCCACTGTATCTGAAGCTACCAACCTTATCGCTTCCAAAATTCACATCTCCACCTCCTCCAATGCAGACAACACTAACACTAATAGTGTCGGCAGCACCAGCACAAGGGCTGGTTCCAATGAGCACCTATGGGACAAAGGCGTGTCGATGAAAGAGTATCTAATGTATAAACTGGAACCGGGTGAAGATGAGAAAGCCCTTTCTCAGGTGATCGCCGAAGCCATCAGTCCAAGGAAAGCACAGTCCGGTGGTGATAACCGCGAAGTGGGCGTGGTGGGGAAGGTAAGAGGTgttgtttcttctttgctttggaGCAATAATGATTCCTCATCATCTGGGTTGACAACAACAACGACGACAGCaaacaatgcatccacaaatATTCCTGTCTCTACCAATGCTAGTACAGGTGCGATTATGTTCTCATGA